In a single window of the Pseudocalidococcus azoricus BACA0444 genome:
- a CDS encoding sulfate/molybdate ABC transporter ATP-binding protein, protein MGIQIQNVSKRFGSFQAVHQIDLEIASGSLVALLGPSGSGKSTLLRLIAGLESPDTGRIVLTGKDATNQSVQDRNIGFVFQHYALFKHMSVRKNIAFGLELKKTPKDKVEARVDQLLELVQLGGLGHRYPSQLSGGQRQRVALARALAVEPEVLLLDEPFGALDAKVRKDLRAWLRRLHEEVHVTTVFVTHDQEEAMEVADELVVMNHGKVEQVGSPPEIYDNPASPFVMSFIGPVNVVSNASGLFPKQDAPPESNLFLRPHDIEIAASANGTTVPAKVERIIHLGWEIQVELGLNDGQIITAHLSRETYDLLDLRPQQQVHISPKGAKTFPLFYSI, encoded by the coding sequence ATGGGCATTCAAATCCAAAATGTCTCTAAGCGGTTTGGTAGCTTCCAGGCCGTGCACCAAATTGATCTCGAAATTGCCAGCGGTTCATTGGTTGCTCTTCTTGGGCCATCAGGGTCTGGCAAGTCCACCCTATTGCGACTGATCGCTGGTTTGGAGTCTCCTGATACGGGGCGAATTGTCTTGACGGGGAAAGACGCAACAAACCAGAGTGTCCAAGATCGCAATATCGGCTTTGTCTTTCAGCACTATGCCTTGTTTAAGCATATGAGCGTTCGTAAAAATATTGCCTTTGGCTTGGAGCTAAAGAAAACCCCCAAAGATAAGGTAGAAGCCCGTGTGGATCAATTATTGGAATTAGTCCAACTTGGAGGCCTGGGTCATCGCTATCCTTCCCAACTGTCTGGTGGGCAGCGGCAACGGGTAGCTCTAGCTCGGGCCTTGGCAGTTGAACCAGAAGTGTTATTGCTAGATGAACCCTTTGGGGCGTTGGATGCCAAGGTGCGGAAAGACCTGCGGGCCTGGTTACGCCGTCTCCATGAGGAAGTTCATGTCACCACTGTTTTTGTTACCCACGACCAGGAAGAAGCCATGGAAGTCGCTGACGAACTTGTGGTTATGAATCATGGCAAGGTAGAACAAGTAGGGTCTCCCCCAGAAATTTATGATAATCCAGCTAGTCCTTTTGTCATGAGTTTTATTGGGCCTGTGAATGTTGTCTCCAATGCTTCCGGGTTATTTCCCAAGCAAGATGCCCCGCCGGAGTCCAATTTATTCTTACGACCCCATGATATTGAAATTGCTGCTTCTGCCAATGGAACTACAGTCCCAGCTAAGGTTGAGCGGATTATCCATCTTGGTTGGGAAATTCAAGTGGAGTTGGGCTTAAATGATGGGCAAATTATTACGGCTCACCTCTCTCGGGAAACTTACGATCTACTAGATCTCCGGCCCCAGCAGCAAGTCCATATCTCACCCAAAGGAGCCAAAACATTTCCCCTGTTTTACTCTATTTAG
- a CDS encoding beta-lactamase hydrolase domain-containing protein produces the protein MISIKKINQDYAGADQPNATDFQKLVEQGYQSVINLRSVGENGFLENEADLVAEVGLEYRHLSLNSEIAEDRGIEAILAEVQKLPKPIVFHCGAGARGSALALIALGIQEGLSHDEIVQKAEELGISLEQPHLKLFLSHNFLTTSA, from the coding sequence ATGATTTCGATCAAGAAAATTAATCAAGACTACGCTGGGGCCGACCAACCCAATGCTACGGATTTTCAAAAGCTGGTGGAGCAGGGGTATCAGTCTGTGATCAACCTCCGCTCTGTTGGAGAAAACGGTTTTTTAGAGAATGAGGCTGATCTGGTGGCTGAAGTTGGCCTGGAGTATCGGCATCTTTCCCTCAATTCAGAAATTGCAGAGGATCGGGGAATTGAGGCTATTCTAGCTGAGGTCCAAAAGTTACCCAAACCGATTGTCTTTCACTGCGGTGCTGGAGCCAGGGGTAGTGCTTTAGCCTTGATTGCCTTGGGGATTCAAGAGGGTCTCAGCCATGACGAAATCGTGCAAAAAGCCGAAGAACTGGGAATTAGCCTGGAACAGCCCCACCTCAAGTTATTTTTAAGCCATAACTTCCTAACCACCTCGGCTTGA
- a CDS encoding sulfate ABC transporter substrate-binding protein produces the protein MDFMRLSNSSLPRKFSIPLGSTSRRAFLGLSGSALLLTTGLGLAQPAFAQNRPVKLTLVSYAVTKSAYERIIPKFVALYKKQTGQTVEFQQSYGGSGSQTRAVIDGLNADVVHLALGADVDQLQSAGLVKPGWEKRAPNNAIVQRSVIAFITRDGNPKKITKWTDLIKPGIKVITANPKTSGGARWNFLGLWSSVLQTGGNDAKARQFVAQVLKNAPILPKDAREATDVFVKQGQGDVLLNYENEVLLAQSKGEKVDFTIPSVNFSIDTPVAVVDRNVDRNGSRKAAEAFVKYLFTPEAQTEYAKAFFRPVNPTVAKQFSKQFPAVTNLSNINKFGGWDVAQKKFFANNGLFDQILLANRR, from the coding sequence ATGGACTTTATGAGGTTGTCAAATTCTTCTCTACCACGAAAATTTTCTATTCCTCTTGGCTCCACTTCTCGGCGCGCCTTCCTGGGCTTGAGTGGCTCTGCCTTGCTGCTTACGACTGGCCTGGGTTTAGCGCAACCAGCATTTGCCCAGAACCGCCCAGTTAAGCTGACCCTGGTTTCCTATGCCGTTACCAAATCTGCCTATGAGCGGATCATCCCCAAATTTGTGGCACTATACAAAAAGCAGACTGGGCAAACTGTGGAATTCCAACAGAGTTATGGGGGATCTGGCTCTCAAACTCGAGCCGTGATTGATGGCTTAAATGCTGATGTGGTGCATTTAGCATTAGGTGCTGATGTGGATCAATTGCAATCGGCCGGCCTGGTTAAACCCGGTTGGGAAAAGCGGGCCCCCAACAATGCCATTGTTCAGCGCTCGGTAATTGCCTTTATCACCCGTGATGGGAATCCTAAGAAAATTACTAAGTGGACAGACCTAATCAAGCCAGGTATCAAGGTAATTACGGCCAACCCCAAAACTTCTGGTGGAGCGCGTTGGAACTTTTTGGGTTTGTGGAGTTCTGTCCTCCAAACCGGTGGTAATGATGCCAAAGCCCGGCAGTTTGTCGCCCAAGTGCTAAAAAATGCTCCGATTCTGCCTAAAGATGCTCGGGAAGCTACGGATGTGTTTGTGAAGCAAGGGCAGGGCGATGTGTTGCTCAATTACGAAAATGAGGTTCTGCTGGCGCAATCTAAAGGAGAAAAAGTCGATTTCACAATTCCATCTGTCAACTTTTCTATTGATACTCCTGTAGCTGTAGTGGATCGGAATGTGGATCGGAATGGCTCCCGGAAAGCAGCGGAAGCATTTGTGAAATATCTCTTCACGCCTGAAGCTCAAACGGAATATGCCAAGGCCTTCTTCCGGCCTGTTAATCCGACTGTAGCCAAACAATTTAGCAAGCAATTTCCAGCAGTCACGAACCTGAGTAATATCAATAAGTTTGGTGGCTGGGATGTTGCCCAGAAGAAGTTCTTTGCCAATAACGGACTCTTTGATCAAATCTTGCTGGCAAACCGTCGTTAA
- a CDS encoding sulfate ABC transporter substrate-binding protein, giving the protein MLQRRYLLLGLVTLGATVIPALPLQPAQAQQSVELTLVSYAVAKPVFAKLIPAFQKEWKAKTGQTVTFKESYGASGAQTRAILAGLEADVLAQNLQTNVTPLVEKGLVKSNWEQRLPNKAVPAYSVMVLVTRPGNPKQIRNWSDLTKPGVDIIAINPKTSGNARWGVLAGYGSILKTQGQSAAQAYLNGFVRNIKTLVNSGREATDTFVKNRVGDVLLTFESEIIFTNEAIPQDFPYVAPSPNLQVDFPVTVIDRVVDKRGTRKVAEAFTKFLFSPTGQRIYAELGYRPYNQQVRNQFARQYKPVNKVFTIADLGGWTQLDQQIFADGGLFDRAQQAAAKR; this is encoded by the coding sequence ATGTTACAGCGGCGGTATTTACTACTGGGGTTAGTAACCTTAGGGGCGACAGTGATTCCGGCCTTACCATTACAACCTGCCCAGGCCCAGCAGTCTGTTGAATTAACCTTAGTCAGCTATGCCGTGGCGAAACCCGTCTTTGCAAAATTAATTCCAGCGTTTCAAAAGGAATGGAAGGCTAAAACCGGGCAGACGGTGACCTTTAAGGAGTCCTATGGAGCCTCTGGCGCGCAAACTCGAGCGATTTTAGCTGGATTAGAAGCCGATGTTTTAGCCCAAAACCTCCAGACTAATGTTACCCCCCTGGTTGAAAAGGGCCTGGTTAAGTCTAACTGGGAGCAACGTTTACCCAATAAAGCTGTTCCTGCCTACAGTGTGATGGTCTTAGTGACCCGGCCTGGGAACCCCAAACAGATCCGCAATTGGTCTGATTTAACTAAACCCGGTGTTGACATTATTGCGATTAATCCTAAGACATCAGGGAATGCCCGCTGGGGAGTCCTAGCTGGTTACGGTTCAATTTTAAAAACTCAGGGACAGTCCGCCGCCCAGGCCTACTTGAATGGATTTGTTCGCAACATTAAAACCTTAGTTAACTCTGGGCGAGAAGCCACGGATACCTTTGTCAAAAATCGGGTTGGTGATGTTCTGCTGACATTTGAAAGTGAAATTATTTTCACCAATGAGGCAATTCCCCAGGACTTCCCCTATGTTGCGCCTTCCCCCAATTTACAAGTGGATTTCCCCGTGACCGTAATTGATCGCGTCGTTGATAAACGGGGAACGCGGAAAGTGGCCGAAGCATTTACAAAATTCCTATTTTCTCCAACTGGTCAAAGGATTTACGCAGAACTGGGGTATCGCCCCTATAACCAGCAAGTGCGGAATCAGTTTGCCCGGCAATATAAACCTGTGAACAAAGTTTTTACAATTGCTGATTTGGGGGGCTGGACACAATTGGATCAACAAATCTTTGCGGATGGGGGATTATTTGATCGGGCTCAACAAGCGGCTGCGAAGCGTTAG
- a CDS encoding DUF1993 domain-containing protein has protein sequence MQSQSIASLQNLFQSRLATLDYLLMSAQSHFGDNDSFLQTRITADMLPFGTQIVFTCNQPRNFALWCDGKPMDNLDPDVLSLQQASAHISNTKKLLADLSVEDEKLDEVTHIDLGQGLYAELSGSAYVNDFLIPNFYFHMVTAYNILRMAGVPIGKRDYMMHLLPYVRQK, from the coding sequence ATGCAAAGTCAGAGTATAGCTTCTCTCCAAAACCTTTTCCAAAGCCGATTAGCGACTCTTGATTACCTCTTGATGTCAGCTCAGTCCCATTTTGGTGACAACGACTCTTTCCTACAAACACGCATTACGGCAGATATGCTTCCCTTTGGCACACAGATTGTGTTCACCTGCAATCAGCCCCGCAACTTTGCTCTGTGGTGTGACGGTAAACCGATGGATAATCTAGATCCAGATGTTCTATCTCTTCAGCAAGCATCTGCACACATATCAAATACCAAAAAGCTCCTAGCGGACTTGAGCGTTGAAGACGAAAAGCTAGATGAGGTTACACATATTGACTTGGGGCAGGGACTCTATGCCGAATTATCTGGTAGTGCCTATGTGAATGATTTTTTGATTCCCAACTTCTACTTTCATATGGTTACGGCTTACAACATTCTTCGTATGGCTGGTGTGCCAATTGGAAAACGGGATTACATGATGCACTTGCTACCATATGTCAGACAAAAATGA
- a CDS encoding family 2A encapsulin nanocompartment cargo protein cysteine desulfurase yields the protein MIAPELIPAIPNSPVDAPTPDSLPSIANPVEAILGVPNPSGSIPSSTVGLNIPSSPGPGIAELTPPVFHPDLQTLPVAGISHGLEPISSVPPIPTTPSPPQIPQAPPTSFETGFAFIDEQQHLVPLTQAFNPQYLQAHPGHDFPLTVPQLVGPRVGSSVGFDLHAVRQDFPILQEKVHGRPLIWFDNAATTHKPKAVIDRLTYYYEHENSNVHRAAHELAARSTDAYEKSREQVRRFLNASSTNEIVFVRGTTEAINLVAKSWGSQNVQQGDEIVLTHLEHHANIVPWQQLCAEKGARLRVVPVDDHGQVRLDEYQKLLSDRTKIVAFTHVSNALGTVTPAAEMIALAHRYGAKVLLDGAQSVSHMAIDVQALDCDWFVFSGHKVFGPTGIGVVYGKEDLLNATLPWQTGGNMIVDVTFEKTVYQPAPARFEAGTGNIADAVGLGAALEYVQKIGLESICRYEHELLVYGTALLQEIPGLRLIGTAPEKAAVLSFVLEGHSPEAVGTALNQEGIAVRAGHHCAQPILRRFGLEATVRPSLAFYNTHGELEALTAALRRIQAGVAAK from the coding sequence CTGATTGCACCAGAGTTGATTCCCGCGATTCCCAATTCACCTGTGGACGCACCCACCCCAGACTCGTTGCCCAGTATTGCTAATCCAGTGGAGGCAATTCTAGGCGTTCCCAATCCATCGGGTTCAATTCCGAGTTCAACTGTAGGGCTAAATATTCCAAGTTCGCCGGGGCCTGGGATTGCGGAGTTAACGCCCCCAGTCTTTCACCCCGATTTACAGACTCTCCCGGTTGCTGGTATTTCCCATGGCCTGGAGCCGATTTCCAGTGTGCCGCCTATCCCCACTACCCCATCCCCGCCCCAAATTCCCCAGGCCCCGCCCACTTCTTTTGAAACCGGGTTTGCCTTTATTGATGAGCAGCAACATTTAGTCCCATTGACCCAAGCGTTCAATCCCCAATACTTGCAAGCCCATCCCGGCCATGATTTTCCGTTGACAGTGCCGCAACTGGTGGGGCCACGGGTCGGTTCAAGTGTTGGTTTTGATCTCCATGCTGTCCGGCAAGATTTCCCAATTCTCCAAGAGAAAGTTCACGGTCGGCCCTTAATTTGGTTTGACAATGCTGCCACCACCCATAAACCCAAAGCGGTGATTGATCGCCTGACCTACTACTACGAGCATGAAAACTCCAATGTCCACCGGGCTGCCCACGAATTAGCGGCGCGCTCCACTGATGCCTACGAAAAATCACGGGAACAGGTACGGCGGTTTCTCAATGCCTCGTCCACGAATGAGATTGTCTTTGTTCGGGGGACGACCGAAGCGATTAACCTCGTGGCCAAAAGTTGGGGTTCCCAAAATGTCCAGCAAGGCGATGAAATTGTTCTTACCCATCTGGAGCACCATGCCAATATTGTTCCCTGGCAACAACTCTGTGCCGAAAAAGGGGCGCGCTTGCGGGTCGTTCCGGTGGATGATCATGGGCAAGTTCGGCTGGATGAGTATCAAAAACTCCTGAGTGACCGGACAAAAATCGTGGCGTTTACCCATGTTTCCAATGCCTTAGGTACTGTCACCCCGGCTGCGGAAATGATCGCCCTCGCCCACCGTTATGGGGCCAAAGTTCTCTTGGATGGGGCGCAATCGGTTTCCCACATGGCCATTGATGTCCAGGCCTTGGATTGTGATTGGTTTGTCTTTTCTGGTCACAAAGTCTTTGGGCCGACGGGGATTGGCGTGGTCTATGGCAAAGAAGATTTGCTCAATGCCACACTACCCTGGCAGACCGGCGGCAACATGATCGTGGATGTCACCTTTGAGAAAACTGTCTATCAACCGGCTCCGGCCCGTTTTGAAGCGGGGACTGGGAATATTGCCGATGCGGTGGGCCTGGGGGCCGCCTTGGAATATGTCCAAAAGATTGGCCTGGAGTCCATTTGCCGTTATGAGCATGAGCTTTTGGTTTATGGGACGGCTCTGTTGCAAGAAATTCCTGGCCTGCGCTTGATTGGGACGGCTCCGGAAAAAGCGGCGGTGTTGTCTTTTGTCTTAGAGGGCCACAGTCCGGAAGCAGTGGGTACTGCCTTGAATCAAGAGGGAATCGCGGTGCGGGCCGGTCATCATTGCGCTCAACCGATTTTGCGGCGCTTTGGCCTGGAAGCCACGGTGCGTCCCTCTCTTGCTTTCTACAACACCCACGGGGAACTGGAAGCCCTCACTGCTGCCTTAAGACGGATTCAAGCTGGGGTGGCGGCTAAGTAG
- a CDS encoding beta-lactamase hydrolase domain-containing protein, translated as MTSIKKIAQNYAAADQLHALDFQGLMAQGYQSVINLRSPLEKGFLVNEDALVAEAGLEYRHLPLSPTKADPQAIEAVLGAIQTLPKPILIHCAAGARAGVVALIALAIEENLGHNEVFQKAQELGISLQQPQLQQFLNHYLAATPA; from the coding sequence ATGACTTCGATTAAGAAAATTGCTCAAAACTACGCAGCGGCTGATCAACTCCATGCTTTGGATTTTCAAGGTTTGATGGCTCAGGGCTATCAATCGGTAATTAATTTGCGTTCTCCCTTAGAGAAAGGCTTTTTAGTAAATGAAGATGCGTTGGTGGCTGAAGCAGGCCTGGAGTATCGCCATCTTCCTCTGAGTCCAACCAAAGCAGACCCTCAGGCCATTGAAGCGGTTTTAGGCGCAATCCAAACATTACCGAAACCCATCTTGATTCACTGTGCGGCTGGAGCGAGGGCTGGTGTCGTGGCCTTAATAGCCTTAGCAATTGAAGAAAATCTTGGCCATAATGAGGTGTTCCAAAAAGCCCAAGAACTTGGCATTAGCCTACAACAGCCCCAACTCCAGCAATTTTTAAATCACTACTTAGCCGCCACCCCAGCTTGA
- the cysW gene encoding sulfate ABC transporter permease subunit CysW, translating to MNVNRIRAQKTISAWGWLWIGLGLGFLGLVVGLPVINIFYQAFNKGLLAYWQGINTPQAWHAIGLTLTAVMIAVPLNTVFGISAAWMIARQQFWGRKLLLQLIDLPLTISPIIVGLMFVLLYSPLGSLFEYWVNQWNLKIIFAWPGLVLVTVFVTLPFVVREVLPALQDLGREQEESAKTLGANGWQVFWQVVLPNIRWAVLYGVLLSTARALGEFGAVSVVSGKIIGETNTLTLHIERMYLEYETIAAFAGASLLGLVALLTLICQELLRRYDNRIAS from the coding sequence GTGAACGTAAACCGGATTCGTGCTCAAAAAACTATCTCGGCTTGGGGCTGGCTCTGGATTGGCCTGGGATTAGGGTTCCTGGGCCTGGTGGTGGGATTGCCCGTCATAAATATTTTTTATCAGGCTTTTAACAAAGGATTATTAGCCTATTGGCAAGGCATTAATACCCCCCAGGCCTGGCACGCCATCGGTCTAACCCTAACAGCAGTCATGATTGCAGTTCCCCTAAATACTGTATTTGGCATCAGCGCGGCCTGGATGATTGCGCGGCAACAATTTTGGGGGCGGAAACTCCTCCTTCAATTAATAGATTTACCATTAACGATTTCCCCGATCATTGTTGGTCTGATGTTTGTGCTGCTTTATAGCCCCCTCGGTAGTTTGTTTGAGTATTGGGTGAACCAGTGGAACTTAAAAATTATCTTTGCCTGGCCTGGCCTTGTCCTCGTTACTGTTTTTGTCACCTTGCCCTTTGTTGTCCGAGAAGTATTGCCCGCATTACAGGATCTAGGTCGTGAACAGGAGGAATCAGCCAAAACCCTGGGGGCCAACGGCTGGCAAGTCTTTTGGCAAGTGGTGTTACCAAATATTCGTTGGGCAGTTTTGTATGGGGTCTTACTCTCAACGGCGCGAGCACTGGGGGAATTTGGGGCCGTTTCGGTGGTTTCCGGCAAAATTATTGGCGAGACGAATACCTTAACGCTCCATATAGAACGGATGTATTTGGAATATGAAACCATTGCGGCCTTTGCTGGTGCATCCCTACTTGGATTAGTCGCACTGCTCACTTTGATCTGCCAAGAACTTTTACGCCGTTACGATAATCGCATTGCCAGTTAA
- a CDS encoding family 2A encapsulin nanocompartment shell protein: MTFSASDAPQLALGDVAARQLANATKTIPQLETISPRWLVRLLHWLPVEAGIYRVNQVRDASEIEVACSSRDEADVPETFVDYIENPREYFLSAVNAVVDVHTRISDLYSSPHNQIREQLRLTIEIMKERQENELINNPEYGLLNNVAPSQIVQPRGAAPTPDDLDELLTKVWKEPGFFLAHPQTIAAFGRECTRRGVPPATISLFGTPFITWRGVPLIPSDKVAVVKGKSKIILLRVGESRQGVVGLYQPNLPGEQGMGLSVRFMGINRKALASYLVSLYCSLAVLTDDALAVLDNVDVTQYHTYRYE, from the coding sequence ATGACTTTTAGCGCATCTGATGCACCCCAATTAGCGTTGGGGGATGTTGCGGCACGCCAGTTAGCCAATGCCACTAAAACTATTCCCCAACTGGAAACGATTTCCCCGCGGTGGTTAGTCCGACTTCTCCATTGGTTACCCGTAGAAGCAGGAATCTATCGAGTCAACCAAGTCCGGGATGCCTCGGAAATTGAGGTAGCCTGCTCTAGTCGCGATGAGGCCGATGTACCCGAAACCTTTGTCGATTACATCGAGAACCCAAGGGAGTACTTTCTCAGTGCCGTTAATGCCGTGGTGGATGTTCATACCCGGATTTCTGACCTTTACAGCAGCCCCCATAACCAAATTCGTGAGCAACTGCGCTTGACGATTGAGATCATGAAAGAGCGGCAAGAAAATGAACTGATCAACAATCCTGAATATGGCCTGCTCAACAACGTAGCTCCCAGCCAAATCGTTCAGCCCCGCGGAGCCGCCCCCACTCCCGATGATTTAGATGAACTGCTGACCAAAGTCTGGAAAGAACCCGGCTTTTTCTTGGCCCATCCCCAAACCATTGCTGCTTTTGGCCGGGAATGTACGCGTCGGGGTGTGCCGCCTGCAACTATTTCCTTGTTTGGAACGCCGTTTATTACCTGGCGGGGTGTCCCCTTAATTCCCTCCGATAAAGTGGCCGTAGTCAAAGGCAAGTCGAAGATTATCCTGTTGCGGGTTGGTGAAAGTCGCCAAGGGGTTGTTGGTTTGTATCAACCGAATTTACCCGGTGAACAAGGGATGGGCCTCTCGGTGCGGTTTATGGGGATCAATCGCAAAGCCCTGGCCAGCTATTTGGTTTCCCTCTATTGCTCTTTGGCTGTCTTGACCGATGATGCCTTGGCAGTGTTAGACAACGTGGATGTGACCCAGTACCATACCTACCGCTATGAGTAA
- a CDS encoding Crp/Fnr family transcriptional regulator: MVASLPHFGAGGNFWEYPSRSFLPTVPNRLWLIESGYVRSYIYTEEGSLIVMGIWGPGEVVGAALASIHPVYLETITPVQARSTAWVTYTNKQHLYAAYLKQAEALLVIRSQKRVELMVTKLLQWLGQRFGQSLEQGQVLELRLTHQDIAEILGVTRVTITRTFGLLEQQGFMQRLSTQRIILRESDVWHYQI; the protein is encoded by the coding sequence ATGGTTGCGTCTTTACCCCATTTTGGCGCAGGCGGAAACTTCTGGGAATACCCTTCTCGTAGTTTCTTGCCGACTGTCCCCAACCGCCTCTGGCTGATTGAGTCTGGTTATGTCCGTTCCTATATTTACACTGAGGAGGGAAGTTTAATCGTGATGGGAATTTGGGGGCCTGGGGAAGTAGTTGGTGCTGCCCTCGCCTCAATTCATCCTGTTTATCTGGAAACCATAACACCCGTCCAGGCCCGTTCAACGGCATGGGTTACCTACACGAATAAACAGCATCTTTATGCAGCCTACCTTAAACAAGCAGAGGCACTTTTGGTGATTCGCTCACAAAAGCGAGTTGAACTGATGGTAACGAAACTGTTGCAATGGCTAGGGCAACGGTTTGGACAATCCTTAGAACAGGGACAAGTTTTAGAGCTAAGGCTCACCCATCAAGATATTGCTGAAATTTTAGGTGTAACCCGTGTCACGATTACTCGCACGTTTGGGTTATTGGAACAACAAGGATTTATGCAACGGCTTTCAACACAACGGATTATTTTACGAGAATCTGATGTTTGGCATTATCAGATTTAA
- the cysT gene encoding sulfate ABC transporter permease subunit CysT, protein MSPLFQANQSRLYPWLLGWQWHLNQRVTQALVWVYFLFILVLPLSSLFWKASQEPLTDLWTAIAAPAAWDAYKLTLTTALIAASINTVFGLILAWILTRYTFPGKRIADALIDLPFALPGVVAGITLVALYGPGGIIGQIFDPGNPLGNLLEQLGLPEVSLTTSVIGVVLAQVYVTLPFVVRIVQPALLAIEPEVEEVAMTLGARPRQLFWRIILPQSLNSLLTGFTLVLARAIGEYGVVVILSGNIPYQTLVSTVYIYQRIEEFQLSQATAVAIVLLIMSVLLLGVANACQGWSRPWDAE, encoded by the coding sequence ATGAGTCCTTTATTCCAGGCCAACCAATCACGACTTTACCCGTGGCTCTTGGGTTGGCAGTGGCATCTGAATCAACGGGTGACCCAGGCCCTGGTTTGGGTTTACTTCCTCTTTATCCTAGTTTTGCCCTTAAGTAGCCTGTTTTGGAAAGCCAGCCAAGAACCACTGACGGATCTCTGGACGGCCATTGCGGCCCCCGCGGCCTGGGATGCTTACAAACTAACTCTGACCACCGCCCTGATTGCCGCATCGATCAATACTGTCTTTGGCTTAATCTTGGCCTGGATTTTAACCCGCTACACCTTTCCGGGAAAGCGAATTGCTGATGCCCTGATTGATTTACCCTTTGCCTTGCCGGGGGTGGTGGCGGGGATTACCTTAGTCGCCTTGTATGGGCCGGGGGGGATTATTGGGCAGATATTTGATCCTGGAAATCCCTTGGGAAACTTGCTTGAGCAGCTTGGCTTGCCAGAAGTCAGTTTAACTACCTCCGTGATTGGTGTAGTGCTCGCCCAAGTTTATGTCACGTTGCCCTTTGTCGTGCGAATTGTCCAACCAGCCCTCTTAGCCATTGAGCCGGAAGTGGAAGAAGTGGCCATGACGTTGGGGGCGCGCCCGCGGCAGTTGTTTTGGCGCATTATCTTACCGCAGTCTCTCAATTCCCTTTTGACTGGATTTACCTTGGTCTTAGCTCGGGCAATTGGGGAGTATGGGGTCGTGGTGATCCTATCTGGGAATATTCCTTATCAAACCCTGGTTTCAACGGTCTATATTTACCAGCGCATTGAGGAGTTTCAACTCAGCCAGGCCACGGCGGTCGCAATTGTGCTGTTGATCATGTCTGTGCTCTTGCTCGGGGTCGCGAATGCCTGTCAGGGATGGAGTCGGCCTTGGGATGCTGAATAA
- the cysK gene encoding cysteine synthase A, translated as MGLTNKIFSDNSQTIGETPLVRLNRIPGQAPATVLAKIEGRNPAYSVKCRIGAAMIWDAEKRGLLGPGKELIEPTSGNTGIALAFVAAARGIPLTLTMPETMSLERRKLLTAYGAKLILTEGVKGMTGAVLTAEEIAASDPERYVLLQQFRNPANPAIHEQTTGPEIWEATNGEIDILVSGVGTGGTITGVSRYIKQTQGKPILSVAVEPENSPVIAQTRAGQPLKPGPHKIQGIGAGFVPQNLDLSIVDQVESVTNEEAIEYARRLSREEGIIAGISCGAAAAVAVRLAKQPEHAGKTIVVILPDSGERYLSTVLFDGIFNEKGLALV; from the coding sequence ATGGGGCTTACAAACAAGATTTTCTCGGACAATAGTCAAACCATTGGTGAAACCCCACTGGTACGACTAAATCGGATTCCAGGCCAGGCCCCAGCAACGGTCTTAGCCAAAATTGAAGGGCGTAACCCTGCCTACTCGGTTAAGTGTCGGATTGGGGCGGCGATGATTTGGGATGCAGAAAAACGGGGCTTACTGGGGCCTGGGAAAGAGTTAATCGAACCCACCAGTGGGAATACTGGCATTGCCTTGGCCTTTGTCGCCGCGGCCAGAGGAATTCCCTTGACCTTGACGATGCCCGAAACCATGAGCCTAGAGCGGCGCAAACTCCTGACAGCCTATGGAGCCAAGTTGATTTTGACTGAGGGTGTTAAGGGGATGACCGGGGCCGTTTTAACGGCTGAAGAGATTGCCGCTTCTGACCCAGAGCGTTATGTGTTGCTGCAACAATTCCGCAATCCGGCTAATCCGGCCATTCATGAACAAACCACTGGCCCAGAAATTTGGGAAGCGACCAATGGGGAGATTGATATTTTAGTTTCAGGCGTGGGTACGGGTGGGACAATCACTGGGGTATCCCGTTACATCAAACAGACCCAAGGCAAGCCGATTTTGTCAGTTGCAGTAGAGCCTGAGAATAGTCCGGTGATTGCCCAAACGCGAGCGGGTCAACCCCTAAAACCAGGCCCCCACAAAATTCAAGGCATTGGTGCTGGCTTTGTCCCCCAAAACTTGGATTTATCCATCGTGGATCAAGTGGAAAGCGTCACCAACGAAGAAGCAATTGAGTATGCCCGTCGTCTGTCTCGGGAAGAAGGGATTATTGCTGGTATTTCCTGTGGGGCGGCGGCGGCTGTGGCGGTACGTCTGGCAAAACAACCGGAACACGCGGGCAAAACTATTGTTGTAATTCTGCCTGACTCGGGTGAGCGTTATCTCAGCACGGTTTTATTTGATGGCATTTTCAATGAAAAAGGATTGGCTTTGGTATGA